One genomic region from Rosa rugosa chromosome 1, drRosRugo1.1, whole genome shotgun sequence encodes:
- the LOC133728458 gene encoding polygalacturonase-like: MANPRSHIFLSLLFLFINSGASTAVTYNVADLGAKPDGQTDSIKAFLSAWAEACASANPSVIYVPAGRFLLRNAVFSGPCKNIAITFRIAGTLVSPSDYRVIGNAGYWLLFEHVNGITISGGILDGQGTGLWDCKANGNSCPSGATTLGFSNSNNIVVSGLTSLNSQMFHIVINGCNNVKMQGVRVSASGNSPNTDGIHVQKSSGVTILDSKIATGDDCVSIGPGTTNLWIENIACGPGHGISIGSLGKDQQEDGVQNVTVKTVTFTGTQNGVRIKSWGRPSTGFAKNILFQHAVMVDVQNPIIIDQNYCPGEKGCPGQVSGVQISDVTYQDIHGTSATEVAVKFDCSSKYPCNKITLNDVKLNYKNQAAEASCSHADGTAEGTVQPTSCL; this comes from the exons atggcGAATCCCAGAAGCCACATTTTTCTCTCACTCCTCTTTCTCTTCATAAACTCCGGCGCCTCCACTGCAGTTACTTACAATGTGGCCGATTTAGGAGCCAAACCAGACGGCCAGACCGACTCAATCAAAGCCTTCCTTTCTGCATGGGCCGAAGCTTGTGCCTCGGCCAATCCCTCGGTTATTTATGTCCCGGCCGGAAGGTTTTTGCTTCGCAATGCAGTCTTCAGCGGACCATGTAAAAACATAGCCATCACATTTCGCATTGCCGGCACACTCGTGTCCCCGTCGGATTACCGGGTCATAGGAAATGCCGGTTACTGGCTTTTGTTTGAGCATGTGAATGGGATTACAATCTCGGGTGGAATTCTTGATGGACAAGGCACTGGTCTGTGGGATTGCAAAGCCAACGGCAATAGTTGCCCCAGCGGAGCAACT ACGCTTGGGTTTTCCAACTCCAACAACATTGTCGTGAGCGGATTGACCTCCCTAAACAGCCAAATGTTTCACATAGTCATCAACGGCTGCAACAACGTGAAAATGCAAGGTGTTAGGGTTTCTGCCTCCGGTAACAGCCCAAACACCGACGGAATCCACGTCCAAAAGTCCTCAGGCGTCACTATTCTCGACTCTAAAATTGCAACCGGTGACGACTGTGTCTCAATTGGTCCTGGAACCACTAATTTGTGGATCGAAAACATTGCATGTGGACCAGGCCATGGTATCAG CATTGGAAGTCTAGGCAAGGACCAGCAGGAGGATGGTGTGCAAAATGTAACAGTGAAAACTGTTACATTTACTGGTACTCAAAATGGTGTGAGAATTAAATCATGGGGGAGACCTAGCACGGGGTTTGCCAAGAACATTCTTTTCCAACACGCTGTGATGGTCGATGTCCAAAATCCTATCATCATTGATCAAAATTACTGCCCTGGCGAGAAAGGTTGTCCTGGTCAG GTTTCGGGAGTTCAAATTAGCGATGTGACATATCAAGACATCCACGGGACATCAGCAACAGAAGTTGCGGTGAAATTCGACTGTAGTTCAAAGTATCCTTGTAACAAGATCACATTGAATGATGTGAAGCTCAATTACAAGAACCAAGCGGCCGAAGCTTCATGTAGCCATGCCGATGGAACGGCTGAGGGTACGGTTCAGCCTACAAGTTGTCTGTAG
- the LOC133732674 gene encoding uncharacterized protein LOC133732674 isoform X2: MKYPKADQHLATTWTSFHTEVKVKMLIWCRIPNSNKTDKASMLDEAIEYLKQLQLQVQRGERKKHKKKGETGRT, encoded by the exons ATGAAATACCCCAAAGCTGACCAACATTTAGCAACAACATGGACCTCTTTTCATACTGAAGTAAAAGTGAAGATGTTGATCTGGTGCCGGATTCCAAATTCTAACAAG acTGATAAGGCTTCAATGCTGGATGAAGCAATTGAGTATTTGAAGCAGCTCCAGCTTCAAGTACAG AGGGGAGAAAGGAAGAAACATAAGAAGAAGGGGGAGACAGGAAGGACATAA
- the LOC133732674 gene encoding transcription factor LRL1-like isoform X1 has product MKYPKADQHLATTWTSFHTEVKVKMLIWCRIPNSNKTDKASMLDEAIEYLKQLQLQVQLWLLSFQRGERKKHKKKGETGRT; this is encoded by the exons ATGAAATACCCCAAAGCTGACCAACATTTAGCAACAACATGGACCTCTTTTCATACTGAAGTAAAAGTGAAGATGTTGATCTGGTGCCGGATTCCAAATTCTAACAAG acTGATAAGGCTTCAATGCTGGATGAAGCAATTGAGTATTTGAAGCAGCTCCAGCTTCAAGTACAG TTGTGGCTTTTGAGTTTTCAGAGGGGAGAAAGGAAGAAACATAAGAAGAAGGGGGAGACAGGAAGGACATAA